Part of the Sulfolobales archaeon genome, CCAGAGCCTGAGAAACTTAACCAGCTTCGAGAATGGGTTCTCAAATCTTTCGGATTAGATCTTGAGATCGATAAAGAGTTTAGATTTGTAGCATTCTCTCTCAAGAAGAATTACTTCGGAGTGACAACTCAGGGTTCTATAGAGATTAAAGGCTTGGTTGGTAAGAAGAAGAACACCCCTAAATTTGCTAGAGAAGCTTTTGGAGAGATTCTTAAGAAGATAAGCTCTGTAGAGAAGCCTGAAGAGATAATCAAGGTGAGAGAGTGGATTAAAGACATGGTTCATGATATATATATGAAGCTTAAGCACTATGAATATACTCTAGAGGATATGTCTTTTACAATGATGCTGAGCAAGGATGTTAGAGAGTATACCAAGACAACACCACAACATGTTAAAGCAGCTCTAATGCTACTGAGAGAAGGTATAAAAATATCAGCAGGAGATAATATTATTTTTGTGAAAGTAAGAGGTAGAGAAGGGGTTAAACCTATACAGCTTGCAAAGATCTCTGAAATAGATCTGGATAAATATATTGAGATACTGAGAACAACACTAGAACAGATCATGCTTCCTCTAAGTATAGACTGGGATGAGATATCAGGATCTATTCTGAAGCTTCATAGATTTATAGAAAGTTAGGATCTCTAGAAATTAAATGCTAGATCAAAAAATGAGAAGAATCTATTTCTTAAATTCCTCAATAACCATCATAGTCGTAGTAGATCTTATCTTTGGTATTCTTCTCACATGTTTTACAACAATTTCTCTAAGCTCATCTTGTGTCTGAGCTTCTATAACTGCTACAATATCATATACTCCATATACAAGGTATGTTTCTTTTATGTTAGGAATCTCTCTAAGCTTGCTTAAAACCTCTTCTTCACTTCCAATTTCTATATTTATCAGGACAAGAGCTTTCTGGGGCATAAAGCTATCCCAAAAATATATTTTTATTAAGGTATTAATAGTTTTATTGATTTTAGAGGAGTAGGATTTGAAGAAAGAAAGTAGGATCTTACATATATACGGATCATCT contains:
- a CDS encoding Lrp/AsnC ligand binding domain-containing protein, with product MPQKALVLINIEIGSEEEVLSKLREIPNIKETYLVYGVYDIVAVIEAQTQDELREIVVKHVRRIPKIRSTTTMMVIEEFKK